In Carya illinoinensis cultivar Pawnee chromosome 10, C.illinoinensisPawnee_v1, whole genome shotgun sequence, one DNA window encodes the following:
- the LOC122278013 gene encoding BAHD acyltransferase DCR-like has protein sequence MPSSSASVVNVVAKSTIFPERKSDLKPLKLSVSDLPMLSCQYIQKGVLLSRPPYSIEHLLCFLKRSLSLTLTHFPALAGRLSTDPDGHIHIVCNDEGVDFIHAKAKHLSVHFLLSPDYVPDCFKEFFPFDRTISYSGHVKPLAAVQVTELNDALFIGCTVNHAVTDGTSFWHFFNTFAEICRGAKRISKAPCFCRNTMFNSPAVLKFPPGGPKVTFSGDAALRERIFHFSREAILKLKLRANDYNQLQTVVDNSAVDQSAVELLGKQCNDGWKPVNYEDNAASKGKITSVLEGGLRNNVSNRTTAISSFQSLCAQLWRSVTRARKLTASKTTTFRMAVNCRHRLEPRLDPFYFGNTIQSIPTVATAGELLSRDLRWCADLLHQNVVAHDDATVRRGIANWEREPSVFPLGNFDGASMTMGSSPRFPMYDNDFGWGRPLAVRSGAANKFDGKISAFPGREGNGSVDLEVVLAAGTMAELENDMEFMQYVSSCRTSV, from the coding sequence ATGCCTTCTTCTTCGGCTTCGGTGGTCAATGTTGTTGCCaaatccaccatttttccagaacgAAAATCAGACCTGAAACCCCTAAAGCTATCAGTCTCCGACCTGCCCATGCTCTCATGTCAGTACATCCAAAAGGGTGTTCTCCTGTCCCGTCCACCCTACTCCATCGAGCATCTCCTCTGCTTTCTCAAACGCTCTTTGTCTCTCACTCTCACCCACTTCCCCGCCCTCGCTGGCCGTCTCTCCACCGACCCTGATGGCCACATCCACATCGTCTGCAACGATGAGGGCGTCGACTTCATCCACGCCAAAGCCAAACATCTCTCCGTtcatttccttctctctccaGATTACGTCCCTGACTGTTTCAAAGAGTTCTTTCCCTTTGACAGAACAATCAGCTACTCCGGCCACGTCAAGCCCTTAGCTGCAGTTCAGGTCACCGAGCTAAACGATGCCCTTTTCATCGGCTGCACCGTCAACCACGCCGTCACGGACGGGACCTCCTTCTGGCACTTCTTCAACACATTCGCCGAGATTTGCAGAGGAGCGAAGAGGATATCCAAAGCACCCTGCTTTTGCCGAAACACCATGTTCAATTCGCCGGCGGTGCTCAAATTCCCACCCGGCGGCCCGAAGGTGACCTTCTCTGGTGATGCGGCGTTGCGTGAGAGAATCTTTCACTTCAGCAGAGAAGCGATTCTGAAGCTAAAACTTAGAGCTAATGACTATAACCAATTGCAGACTGTGGTGGATAACAGTGCTGTCGATCAGTCCGCGGTGGAGTTACTTGGGAAGCAATGTAATGACGGTTGGAAACCCGTTAATTACGAGGATAACGCTGCATCTAAAGGTAAGATAACATCTGTCCTCGAGGGTGGGCTCAGGAACAACGTCTCGAACAGAACGACGGCGATATCGTCGTTCCAGTCGCTTTGTGCTCAGCTTTGGCGTTCGGTGACACGTGCGAGGAAGTTGACGGCCAGCAAAACAACGACATTCCGGATGGCCGTGAACTGTCGCCACCGGCTCGAGCCACGGCTGGACCCATTCTATTTCGGCAACACCATACAGAGCATCCCCACTGTAGCTACGGCCGGGGAGCTTCTTTCAAGGGATCTAAGATGGTGCGCCGATCTCCTGCACCAGAACGTGGTTGCGCATGACGACGCCACGGTGCGCCGGGGCATAGCGAATTGGGAGAGGGAGCCAAGTGTGTTCCCGCTGGGGAACTTCGACGGTGCATCGATGACCATGGGGAGCTCGCCGAGATTCCCGATGTATGACAACGATTTCGGGTGGGGCCGACCATTGGCGGTGCGGAGTGGGGCGGCGAACAAATTCGACGGGAAAATATCGGCGTTTCCGGGGAGAGAAGGCAACGGAAGCGTGGATCTGGAGGTGGTTTTGGCTGCCGGAACGATGGCCGAGCTTGAGAACGATATGGAGTTCATGCAATACGTATCGAGCTGTAGGACCAGCGTGTGA